GTCCTCGACCCCGGCGCCCGGGTCCTCACCGCCGACTTCCTCGACGTGCCCGCCTTCCTGGCCTTCACCGACGAGGTCCTGCGGCCGTTGGCACCCACCGCCGTCGTCTCCCTCACCGAACTCGGCCTGGAACCGGCAGCGCTGGCAGCCCGCCGGCTCGGCGTCGCCGGCATCGACCCGGCCGTCGTGCGGGCCACCCGCGACAAGCTGGAGATGCGGCGGATCCTGGAGCGCGAGGCCCCACACCTGAACCCGGCGTTCGCGGCGGGCGACGACCCGGAGGCCGTGGCGCGCCTGTTCGCCGGCCACGGGCGGGCGGTGGCCAAGCCGGTCGACGGGGTCGGCAGCACCTCCATCGCCCTGGTCGAGGACATCGCGGACCTCCCCGCGGACCGCCGCACGGCCGCGACGCTGCTCGAACAGTTCGCCGAGGGCCGCGAGTTCAGCGTCGAGGCGCTCTCGGCCGACGGCCGGCACACCGTCCTGGGCATCGCCGAGAAGGGCACGACGGACGGGTTCATCGAGGTCAGCCACATGATGCCGCCGCCGTCCCTGGACGCGCACCGGCAGCAGCTGGTCGCCCACGCGGTCGGCGAGCTGCTCGACGCCATCGGCCTGACCGACGGACCGAGCCACACCGAGGTCAAGGTCGACGGC
The sequence above is a segment of the Streptomyces sp. NBC_01255 genome. Coding sequences within it:
- a CDS encoding ATP-grasp domain-containing protein, giving the protein MTILVIVGANPTVAREAASLPGELVHVQLPGAPVLDPGARVLTADFLDVPAFLAFTDEVLRPLAPTAVVSLTELGLEPAALAARRLGVAGIDPAVVRATRDKLEMRRILEREAPHLNPAFAAGDDPEAVARLFAGHGRAVAKPVDGVGSTSIALVEDIADLPADRRTAATLLEQFAEGREFSVEALSADGRHTVLGIAEKGTTDGFIEVSHMMPPPSLDAHRQQLVAHAVGELLDAIGLTDGPSHTEVKVDGDKVVVIETHTRLGGDGIADLVRLTTGVDWRCAALGWAVGTGVRRGPATAAAAATVFLVARPGRVTAVAPRPTLTHGHVHAWDLPVRPGDEVRPLRSSSDRLGMAVLTAADTEACAAAVAELIAVPVVTTAPAPAP